The following are encoded together in the Equus przewalskii isolate Varuska chromosome 14, EquPr2, whole genome shotgun sequence genome:
- the IAH1 gene encoding isoamyl acetate-hydrolyzing esterase 1 homolog isoform X2: protein MVQYLKSVDIPEDRVILITPPPLCETAWEKECLVQGCKLNRLNLVVGEYASACLRVAQDCGTDVLDLWSLMQKDSQDFPSYLSDGLHLSPKGNEFVFSHLWPLIEKKVSSLPLLLPYWRDVAEAKPELSLLGDGDH, encoded by the exons ATGGTGCAGTACCTGAAGTCTGTGGACATCCCTGAGGACAGGGTCATTCTCATCACCCCGCCCCCTCTCTGTGAGACGGCGTGGGAGAAGGAGTGCCTCGTGCAAG GTTGCAAATTAAATCGCCTGAACTTGGTTGTTGGCGAATATGCCAGTGCCTGTTTACGAGTAGCCCAAGACTGTGGGACTGATGTGCTTGACCTGTGGAGCCTGATGCAGAAGGACAGTCAG gactTTCCATCCTATTTGTCAGATGGACTCCATTTATCACCAAAGGGAAATGAGTTTGTGTTTTCCCATCTTTGGCCTTTGATTGAGAAGAAAGTCTCTTCCCTGCCTTTGCTGCTCCCTTACTGGCGAGACGTGGCAGAAGCAAAGCCAGAACTAAGTCTTCTGGGAGACGGGGATCACTAG
- the IAH1 gene encoding isoamyl acetate-hydrolyzing esterase 1 homolog isoform X1, which produces MMALSEAVACGGYLLWPRVLLFGDSITQFSFQQGGWGASLADKLVRKCDVLNRGFSGYNTRWAKIILPRLIQKGNSLDNPVAVTIFFGANDSALKDENPKQHIPLEEYTANLKSMVQYLKSVDIPEDRVILITPPPLCETAWEKECLVQGCKLNRLNLVVGEYASACLRVAQDCGTDVLDLWSLMQKDSQDFPSYLSDGLHLSPKGNEFVFSHLWPLIEKKVSSLPLLLPYWRDVAEAKPELSLLGDGDH; this is translated from the exons ATGATGGCGCTGAGCGAAGCGGTGGCGTGCGGGGGCTATCTGCTCTGGCCGCGGGTGTTGCTCTTCGGAGACTCTATCACCCAG ttttctttccagCAGGGTGGATGGGGAGCATCACTGGCCGACAAGCTGGTCAG aaaatgtgaTGTTCTAAATCGTGGATTTTCAGGTTACAATACCAGATGGGCCAAAATTATCCTTCCAAGATTAATCCAGAAAGGGAACAGTTTGGACAACCCAGTAGCAGTTACAATTTTCTTTGGTGCCAATGACAGTGCACTAAAAG ATGAGAATCCCAAGCAGCACATCCCCCTGGAGGAGTACACCGCGAATTTAAAGAGCATGGTGCAGTACCTGAAGTCTGTGGACATCCCTGAGGACAGGGTCATTCTCATCACCCCGCCCCCTCTCTGTGAGACGGCGTGGGAGAAGGAGTGCCTCGTGCAAG GTTGCAAATTAAATCGCCTGAACTTGGTTGTTGGCGAATATGCCAGTGCCTGTTTACGAGTAGCCCAAGACTGTGGGACTGATGTGCTTGACCTGTGGAGCCTGATGCAGAAGGACAGTCAG gactTTCCATCCTATTTGTCAGATGGACTCCATTTATCACCAAAGGGAAATGAGTTTGTGTTTTCCCATCTTTGGCCTTTGATTGAGAAGAAAGTCTCTTCCCTGCCTTTGCTGCTCCCTTACTGGCGAGACGTGGCAGAAGCAAAGCCAGAACTAAGTCTTCTGGGAGACGGGGATCACTAG